A single region of the Silene latifolia isolate original U9 population chromosome 8, ASM4854445v1, whole genome shotgun sequence genome encodes:
- the LOC141595339 gene encoding uncharacterized protein LOC141595339, whose amino-acid sequence MDQQRHTQKQLDNMDKHSSATASTHLALEIHAAKVYTYSAFNQFKQEAFFSIDTCRTGGFTERGEIEITIVKDSTRKKNFEVVYKDVVYTSYDIYTFSLSDDTVHVKQAAACTIWMKEYLRLRIFTSNGEGTENMQVIDEKQIAMSIMWSKFMKSVGLLRDKGIADVDSFSTVIRSFRQSLSPLEEVLNKNQQMEKFLNCTACEVVTILPPKNSKNKGTGKRLFVDKTKAMVLARKPKRKCKNCKRMANHDKRNRPNPFSKTHAIVRRVVSNLRG is encoded by the exons ATGGACCAACAAAGACATACACAAAAGCAGCTTGACAACATGGATAAGCACTCGTCCGCAACGGCGTCAACACATCTGGCATTAGAGATTCATGCTGCAAAGGTGTACACCTATTCAGCTTTCAACCAATTCAAACAAGAAGCCTTCTTCTCAATTGATACATGTAGAACAGGAGGTTTCACTGAGAGAGGCGAAATAGAGATAACTATTGTCAAAGATTCAACCAGAAAGAAGAATTTTGAAGTTGTGTACAAAGATGTAGTTTACACttcctatgacatttacactttct CTTTATCTGATGACACAGTACACGTAAAGCAAGCTGCAGCTTGTACGAT ATGGATGAAAGAGTATCTCCGATTAAGGATTTTCACATCTAATGGTGAAGGAACAGAAAACATGCAAGTCATCGATGAAAAACAAATTGCAATGTCAATAATGTGGTCGAAGTTCATGAAGTCAGTAGGGCTCCTTCGAGACAAAGGAATAGCTGATGTTGACAGCTTTTCCACTGTAATTAGATCATTTAGACAGTCCCTCTCACCATTAGAGGAAGTGttgaataaaaatcaacaaatggagAAATTTCTGAATTGTACGGCATGTGAGGTAGTCACGATATTGCCACCAAAGAATTCGAAAAACAAGGGGACCGGAAAAAGATTGTTTGTCGacaaaacaaaagcaatggtgTTGGCTAGGAAACCCAAACGTAAGTGTAAGAATTGCAAGAGAATGGCAAATCACGACAAGAGAAATCGCCCTAACCCCTTCTCAAAGACACACGCCATTGTGCGAAGGGTCGTCTCGAACTTAAGAGGatga
- the LOC141595340 gene encoding protein FAR1-RELATED SEQUENCE 7-like, with translation MTVSVRENDYMQIEVAVDDLVKQNGVQPDRQELCKEVEKRFTPYIGQEFGGVDDAVTFYKIYAIVCGFDVRRYTTKKWRGGEIKSKLVVCNREGFAHKKPRKDQDGGVDGENSQRIFRLKIGATKTYRIYKEQVNGYENIGASLNDFKNFHRDVKCFIHERDGQLFVDHFKEMTETRKGFYFDYDLDDDGSLRRAIWADGTARDNYKIIGDAVSFDPTYSTNKYSMVFTPFTGVDHHKRSVTLRGALIAREDYESFNWVFSRFLIAMGVRNPST, from the exons ACTTGGTGAAACAGAATGGGGTTCAACCTGATAGGCAAGAGCTGTGTAAGGAGGTGGAGAAGAGGTTTACACCGTACATCGGCCAGGAGTTTGGGGGTGTTGATGATGCAGTGACTTTTTATAAGATATACGCCATTGTTTGTGGGTTTGATGTACGTAGGTACACAACAAAAAAATGGCGTGGCGGTGAGATCAAGTCAAAGCTCGTCGTCTGCAATCGAGAAGGTTTCGCTCACAAGAAGCCCAGAAAAGATCAGGATGGCGGAGTGGATGGGGAGAATTCACAGAGGATATTCAGG ctgaagataggagcaacAAAAACATACAGAATCTACAAAGAACAAGTGAATGGATACGAAAACATTGGAGCAagcttaaatgattttaagaacttccataggGATGTTAAATGTTTCATTCACGAACGGGATGGTCAGTTGTTTGTTGACCATTTCAAGGAAATGACTGAAACAAGAAAAGGTTTCTACTTTGACTATGACCTTGACGATGATGGCAGCCTACGTAGGGCCATTTGGGCGGACGGTACCGCCCGAGATAATTACAAAATTATTGGTGATGCGGTGTCATTCGACCCAACTTACTCCACCAATAAGTATTCTATGGTATTCACACCATTCACAGGTGTTGACCACCATAAACGATCCGTGACGTTACGTGGGGCTCTAATTGCAAGGGAAGATTATGAGTCGTTTAATTGGGTTTTCAGCCGGTTTTTAATAGCAATGGGGGTAAGGAACCCGAGTACATAA